The following proteins come from a genomic window of Candidatus Bipolaricaulis sibiricus:
- a CDS encoding Ribonuclease G encodes MDRDNHLLASSTLCRPAGGRTLKGNHILITVERTLAGVRQRVAIIEDGELVEVHFAVPTRRNLVGNIYWGRVETVLPGMGAAFVNVGERKALFLSEHELNDALLVAKGFEPWKEAVPIQKVLRPGDPLLIQVRREGMGKKNPQGTTKISLPGRYWVFLPTEDRVGISRRVGDPEAARRLRQIAYELKGEREGLIARTAAFRAEREELERDYHHLRSQWEEITRLAEASSPPRLLHQPLDLVRTVIRDRFLENVSSLIVDDEEQQRDIQEFLDQLRLPQLRRRVRLYRGQVPLFVRYDIERRLREALQRKIPLKAGGFLVVDETEALTAVDVNTGSDVRHRTQHSAILNTNLEAAKEIPRILRLRKISGIIIVDLVDMDNEADAQQVISLLEAELRKDRVPADLIGVTKLGLVEITRRREGESLAATIEDVTET; translated from the coding sequence GAAGGGTAACCACATCCTGATCACGGTGGAGCGGACCCTTGCCGGCGTCCGCCAGCGGGTTGCGATCATTGAGGACGGCGAACTGGTCGAGGTCCACTTCGCAGTTCCCACCCGGCGGAATCTGGTCGGCAACATCTACTGGGGCCGGGTGGAGACGGTTCTCCCCGGGATGGGAGCCGCGTTCGTGAACGTGGGGGAGCGCAAAGCCCTCTTCCTGTCCGAGCACGAGCTGAACGACGCGCTCCTCGTGGCGAAAGGGTTTGAGCCGTGGAAGGAGGCCGTGCCCATCCAGAAGGTCCTCCGCCCTGGGGATCCGTTGCTCATCCAGGTCAGACGCGAGGGCATGGGGAAGAAGAACCCGCAGGGGACGACCAAGATCAGCCTGCCTGGGCGGTACTGGGTGTTCCTGCCAACCGAGGACCGCGTGGGGATCTCGCGGCGGGTGGGGGACCCCGAGGCCGCGCGGCGCCTCCGCCAGATAGCCTACGAGCTCAAAGGAGAACGGGAAGGGCTCATTGCCCGCACCGCCGCATTCCGAGCCGAGCGCGAAGAGCTCGAACGGGACTATCACCACCTCCGCAGCCAGTGGGAAGAGATCACACGCCTTGCCGAGGCATCGTCGCCCCCCCGTCTGCTCCACCAGCCGCTCGATCTGGTCAGGACCGTGATTCGCGACCGGTTCCTGGAGAACGTGAGTTCCCTCATCGTGGATGATGAAGAACAGCAGCGCGATATCCAGGAGTTCCTTGATCAGCTACGTCTTCCCCAGCTTCGCCGTCGCGTGCGGCTGTACCGCGGCCAGGTCCCCCTGTTCGTTCGCTACGACATCGAGCGACGGCTGCGCGAGGCGCTCCAGCGCAAGATCCCGCTCAAGGCGGGGGGGTTCCTCGTCGTGGACGAGACCGAGGCGCTCACCGCTGTCGACGTGAACACCGGTTCCGACGTTCGCCACCGCACCCAGCACTCGGCGATCCTCAACACGAACCTCGAGGCCGCGAAGGAAATCCCCAGAATCCTCCGACTGCGCAAGATATCGGGGATCATCATCGTGGACCTCGTGGACATGGACAACGAGGCCGATGCGCAACAGGTGATCTCCCTCCTCGAAGCAGAACTGCGCAAGGACCGCGTGCCCGCTGACCTCATTGGAGTGACGAAGCTCGGGCTGGTGGAGATCACCCGCCGCCGCGAGGGTGAGTCGCTGGCCGCGACGATCGAGGACGTCACCGAAACCTAG